Proteins encoded in a region of the Streptomyces sp. NBC_01471 genome:
- the rsfS gene encoding ribosome silencing factor: MTATDRSIELINAAAQAAADRLAHDITAYDVSDVLSITDAFLLASAPNDRQVKSIVDEIEERLNKQLGAKPVRREGDRDARWILLDYVDIVVHVQHSEERVYYALERLWKDCPEIALPEDAVKTRGKAEEHARLNGIEGTDGADADLDGELH; the protein is encoded by the coding sequence GTGACCGCCACGGACCGTTCCATCGAGCTCATCAACGCCGCCGCCCAGGCGGCCGCCGACCGGCTCGCGCACGACATCACCGCGTACGACGTCAGCGATGTGCTGTCGATCACCGACGCCTTCCTGCTCGCATCCGCGCCCAACGACCGCCAGGTCAAGTCGATCGTCGACGAGATCGAGGAGCGGCTGAACAAGCAGCTCGGCGCCAAGCCGGTCCGCCGCGAGGGCGACCGCGACGCCCGCTGGATCCTGCTCGACTACGTCGACATCGTCGTCCACGTCCAGCACAGCGAGGAGCGCGTCTACTACGCGCTGGAGCGGCTCTGGAAGGACTGCCCCGAGATCGCCCTGCCCGAGGACGCCGTCAAGACCCGCGGCAAGGCCGAGGAGCACGCCCGGCTCAACGGCATCGAGGGCACTGACGGCGCCGACGCCGACCTGGACGGTGAGCTGCACTGA
- a CDS encoding M48 family metallopeptidase, producing MTDSGHEKSHENVPGRRRRRFEGISSRAYEHPADRSALVALRKLTGFDTVLKALSGLLPERSLRLLFLSDSVRVSDAQFEHLHVMLRDACYLLDLEKVPAMYVTQNPQPNAMCIGLDEPIIVVTTGLVELLDEEEMRAVVGHEVGHALSGHAVYRTILLFLTNIALKVAWIPLGNVAIMALVTALREWFRKSELSADRAGLLVGQDLRASMRGLMKIAGGNHLHEMNVDAFLEQAEEYEAGGDLRDSVLKILNVLPRSHPFTTVRAAELKKWAESRDFQRIMDGHYPRRDEDKDTSVGDSFRESASHYADTVRTSKDPLMKLVGDIAGGAGDLGGKLRGKFTGGGAGGAKGDTGKGGSGADDGSGEDPNGSEGPAAS from the coding sequence ATGACAGACAGCGGTCACGAGAAGAGTCACGAGAACGTGCCGGGCAGGCGGCGCAGGCGTTTCGAGGGCATCTCCTCTCGCGCGTACGAGCATCCGGCGGACCGGTCGGCGCTGGTGGCGCTGCGCAAGCTCACCGGTTTCGACACCGTCCTCAAGGCCCTCAGCGGGCTGCTCCCCGAGCGCAGTCTGCGACTCCTGTTCCTCTCCGACTCGGTGCGGGTGAGCGACGCCCAGTTCGAGCACCTCCACGTCATGCTGCGCGACGCCTGCTACCTCCTGGACCTGGAGAAGGTCCCCGCCATGTACGTCACGCAGAACCCCCAGCCCAACGCCATGTGCATCGGGCTTGACGAGCCGATCATCGTGGTCACCACGGGCCTGGTCGAGCTCCTCGACGAGGAGGAGATGCGCGCGGTCGTCGGCCATGAGGTGGGGCACGCGCTCTCCGGCCACGCGGTGTACCGCACGATCCTGCTCTTCCTCACCAACATCGCGCTGAAGGTCGCCTGGATCCCGCTGGGCAATGTGGCGATCATGGCGCTGGTGACGGCGCTGCGCGAGTGGTTCCGCAAGTCGGAGCTGTCCGCGGACCGGGCCGGGCTCCTCGTCGGCCAGGACCTCCGGGCCTCCATGCGCGGCCTGATGAAGATCGCCGGCGGTAACCACCTGCACGAGATGAACGTCGACGCGTTCCTGGAGCAGGCCGAGGAGTACGAGGCAGGCGGCGACCTGCGCGACTCGGTGCTCAAGATCCTGAACGTGCTGCCGCGCAGCCACCCGTTCACCACCGTGCGCGCCGCCGAGCTGAAGAAGTGGGCGGAGAGCCGGGACTTCCAGCGGATCATGGACGGGCACTACCCCCGGCGTGACGAGGACAAGGACACGTCGGTCGGCGACTCCTTCCGTGAGTCCGCCTCGCACTACGCCGACACGGTGCGCACCAGCAAGGACCCACTGATGAAGCTGGTGGGCGACATCGCGGGCGGCGCGGGCGACCTGGGCGGGAAGCTGCGCGGGAAGTTCACCGGCGGCGGAGCGGGCGGCGCGAAGGGCGACACCGGGAAGGGCGGGAGCGGCGCGGACGACGGCAGCGGCGAGGACCCTAACGGCTCGGAAGGACCGGCTGCGAGCTAG
- a CDS encoding histidine phosphatase family protein: MNGTTGGRGRRIVLWRHGQTAWNLERRFQGSTDIELTETGIGQARRAARLLASMKPDAIVASDLSRAATTAGELGAVTGQDITYDAALRETYAGSWQGLTHDEIMARFGEQYAAWKRGEPVRRGGGELESEVADRAAPVVLSHADALPDGGTLVVVSHGGTIRTTIGRLLGLESRHWESLGGLSNCCWSVLGEGARGWRLLEHNAGTLPEPVLGDDD, encoded by the coding sequence CTGAACGGCACCACGGGCGGCCGTGGCCGCCGCATCGTTCTCTGGCGGCACGGCCAGACCGCCTGGAACCTGGAGCGCCGCTTCCAGGGCTCCACGGACATCGAGCTGACCGAGACCGGCATCGGCCAGGCACGCCGGGCCGCCCGGCTGCTCGCCTCGATGAAGCCCGACGCGATCGTGGCATCCGACCTCAGCCGGGCGGCCACCACGGCCGGTGAGCTCGGGGCCGTGACCGGCCAGGACATCACGTACGACGCCGCCCTGCGCGAGACGTACGCGGGCAGCTGGCAGGGGCTCACCCACGACGAGATCATGGCCCGCTTCGGTGAGCAGTACGCCGCGTGGAAGCGCGGGGAGCCCGTGCGGCGCGGTGGCGGCGAACTGGAGTCCGAGGTCGCCGACCGGGCCGCCCCGGTGGTCCTCAGCCATGCCGACGCGCTGCCCGACGGCGGGACGCTCGTCGTCGTCAGCCACGGCGGCACCATCCGCACCACGATCGGCCGGCTCCTGGGCCTGGAGTCGCGTCACTGGGAGAGCCTGGGCGGGCTCTCCAACTGCTGCTGGTCCGTGCTGGGCGAGGGCGCCCGCGGCTGGCGGCTGCTGGAGCACAACGCCGGGACCCTCCCCGAGCCGGTCCTCGGCGACGACGACTGA
- a CDS encoding LCP family protein → MNDRQNPYVQYDQYDQYGQPMQLVGYDEYGQPVYQQVQPQHEQQQHQPQQPTQPQQQYDPYSGQHQQAPGYGYDPYAQQQPPPVSYQNQGQGQNQGQGYDYGAGQTGQQPAVDTAQQWIPQQQSQEPQTQAPQGRSPHPQSQPPQPPQRPGQPQGEEPPGERPQRPVPGQRRPVPGDGEYQTEQFSFIEEPDEDSEDVIDWLKFTESRTERREEARRRGRARVVSLVVVLALVVAGGVGYLWYAGKLPGISGSGDGNDIASGAQQRNAIVVHLHNTKSGGTSTALLVDNVTTGKGTTLLLPNSLAVSNDDGTATTLGKSVDDDGSDGTRDALDTLLGAKIGGTWRLDTPYLENLVELVGNIDIDTDIDVPDTKKGAEPVVHRGKDQTLSGEMAVAYSTYRAPGEPEAKQLERFGQVMQGVLKKISDDPQAATATVKNLAQILDPSLTDKDLGASLAKLAAHAKKGDYSTELLPVRSDGTLSPQASTNVVKDVLGGSVKTPDQGGALNVGITNASGRTAATESARIALVNGGYSAVVGGTASVTASSQVTYSDPAQKAKADEVAKTLGLPTGSVRKGKAAANADVTVVLGQDYKVT, encoded by the coding sequence TTGAACGACCGACAGAACCCGTACGTTCAGTACGACCAGTACGACCAGTACGGGCAGCCGATGCAGCTCGTCGGGTACGACGAGTACGGGCAGCCGGTGTACCAGCAGGTGCAGCCGCAGCATGAGCAGCAGCAACACCAGCCTCAGCAGCCCACGCAGCCCCAGCAGCAGTACGACCCGTACAGCGGGCAGCACCAGCAGGCTCCGGGGTACGGGTACGACCCGTACGCGCAGCAGCAGCCCCCGCCCGTGTCGTACCAGAACCAGGGCCAGGGCCAGAACCAGGGCCAGGGCTACGACTACGGTGCCGGGCAGACCGGGCAGCAGCCCGCGGTGGACACCGCCCAGCAGTGGATCCCGCAGCAGCAGAGCCAGGAACCGCAGACCCAGGCCCCGCAGGGTCGGTCCCCCCATCCGCAGTCCCAGCCCCCGCAGCCCCCGCAGCGGCCCGGGCAGCCGCAGGGTGAGGAGCCTCCGGGGGAGCGGCCGCAGCGGCCCGTTCCCGGCCAGCGCCGTCCCGTCCCGGGCGACGGCGAGTACCAGACCGAGCAGTTCTCCTTCATCGAGGAGCCCGACGAGGACTCCGAAGACGTCATCGACTGGCTGAAGTTCACCGAGAGCCGCACCGAGCGGCGCGAGGAGGCCAGGCGCCGGGGACGTGCCCGCGTCGTCTCCCTGGTCGTCGTGCTGGCGCTCGTCGTCGCGGGCGGTGTCGGATACCTCTGGTACGCGGGCAAACTGCCCGGGATCTCCGGATCGGGAGACGGCAACGACATCGCCTCCGGGGCGCAGCAGCGCAACGCGATAGTGGTCCATCTGCACAACACGAAGAGCGGCGGCACCTCCACCGCGCTGCTCGTCGACAACGTCACCACCGGCAAGGGCACCACGCTCCTGCTGCCCAACTCCCTCGCCGTGTCGAACGACGACGGCACGGCGACCACACTCGGCAAGTCCGTGGACGACGACGGATCGGACGGCACCAGGGACGCGCTGGACACCCTCCTCGGAGCCAAGATCGGCGGCACCTGGCGGCTCGACACCCCGTATCTGGAGAACCTGGTCGAGCTGGTCGGCAATATCGACATCGACACCGACATCGACGTACCGGACACCAAGAAGGGCGCCGAGCCCGTGGTGCACCGGGGCAAGGACCAGACGCTGAGTGGCGAGATGGCGGTCGCGTACTCCACCTACCGCGCGCCCGGCGAGCCCGAGGCGAAGCAGCTGGAGCGGTTCGGGCAGGTCATGCAGGGCGTCCTGAAGAAGATCTCGGACGACCCGCAGGCCGCGACGGCCACCGTGAAGAACCTCGCGCAGATCCTGGACCCGTCCCTGACGGACAAGGACCTGGGCGCGTCCCTGGCCAAACTCGCCGCACACGCCAAGAAGGGCGACTACAGCACGGAACTGCTGCCCGTACGGAGCGACGGCACGCTCAGCCCGCAGGCCAGCACCAATGTGGTCAAGGACGTCCTCGGCGGCTCGGTGAAGACGCCCGACCAGGGCGGTGCCCTGAACGTGGGGATCACCAATGCCAGCGGCCGGACGGCCGCGACGGAGAGCGCCAGGATCGCCCTCGTCAACGGCGGCTACTCCGCCGTGGTCGGCGGAACGGCGAGCGTCACCGCGTCGTCGCAGGTCACCTACAGCGACCCGGCGCAGAAGGCCAAGGCGGATGAGGTCGCGAAGACGCTCGGGCTGCCGACCGGATCGGTCCGCAAGGGCAAGGCGGCAGCGAACGCGGACGTCACCGTGGTGCTCGGCCAGGACTACAAGGTCACCTAG
- a CDS encoding glycosyltransferase family 2 protein: MSTSEPDVTVVVGAYEAMPYLVKCLESVEAQTLGAERIEIVAVDDGSTDGTGEYLEEFAARSEIRTTVVRQKNSGGPSGPRNVGLGLARGRYVFFLDADDYFGEEALERMVAMGDRAGTDVVLGKVVGVNRGAPKSMWKKTVERADVFDSQIKFTLSAQKLFRRALLERLGITFDEGLKTGEDALFTLETYLRGGGVSVISDYTCYYLVGRDDGKHVTKSGSYLLRFDSARALMGLIAQYVPPGPQRDKLMVRPFVVTLLPQFGPGFLKQSAEVQQKRMDLAAPLMAAYWNPGVARRLKPAERLRLHCVALGRTDLLTGALTELKKGKQPERVGRGLNGTYHLALPYFRDRSAGIPDHIYAVPCRPLWRRLPAAGRTRLRRLRKWAAANPVQRVESPSAGGRG; this comes from the coding sequence ATGAGCACAAGTGAGCCCGACGTGACCGTTGTCGTCGGTGCCTATGAAGCAATGCCGTACCTCGTGAAGTGCCTTGAGTCCGTGGAGGCCCAGACCCTGGGCGCGGAACGGATCGAGATCGTCGCCGTGGACGACGGATCGACGGACGGCACGGGGGAGTACCTCGAAGAGTTCGCCGCCAGGTCGGAGATCCGCACGACCGTCGTCCGGCAGAAGAACTCCGGGGGCCCCAGCGGACCGCGCAACGTCGGTCTCGGGCTCGCTCGCGGCCGCTATGTGTTCTTCCTCGACGCGGACGACTACTTCGGCGAGGAGGCGCTCGAACGCATGGTGGCGATGGGTGACCGCGCCGGTACGGACGTGGTGCTCGGCAAGGTCGTCGGCGTCAACCGCGGTGCGCCCAAGTCCATGTGGAAGAAGACCGTCGAGCGCGCGGACGTCTTCGACTCGCAGATCAAGTTCACCCTGAGTGCCCAGAAGCTCTTCCGGCGCGCGCTGCTCGAACGCCTCGGGATCACCTTCGACGAGGGCCTCAAGACGGGCGAGGACGCGCTCTTCACCCTGGAGACCTATCTGCGCGGCGGCGGAGTGTCCGTCATCTCCGACTACACCTGCTACTACCTGGTGGGCCGCGACGACGGCAAGCACGTGACGAAGAGTGGCAGTTACCTGCTGCGGTTCGACTCGGCGCGGGCCCTGATGGGGCTCATAGCCCAGTACGTCCCGCCGGGGCCGCAGCGCGACAAGCTCATGGTGCGACCCTTCGTGGTCACCCTGCTCCCGCAGTTCGGCCCCGGCTTCCTCAAGCAGTCCGCCGAGGTCCAGCAGAAGCGGATGGACCTCGCGGCGCCGCTGATGGCCGCGTACTGGAACCCCGGCGTGGCCAGGAGACTCAAGCCGGCCGAGCGGCTGCGGCTGCACTGCGTCGCGCTCGGCCGGACCGACCTCCTCACCGGCGCCCTCACCGAGCTCAAGAAGGGCAAGCAGCCCGAGCGGGTCGGGCGCGGCCTCAACGGCACGTACCACCTTGCCCTGCCGTACTTCAGGGACCGCTCCGCCGGCATCCCCGACCACATCTACGCCGTGCCCTGCCGCCCGCTCTGGCGGCGGCTGCCCGCGGCGGGACGCACCCGGCTGCGCAGGCTGCGCAAGTGGGCCGCGGCCAACCCTGTCCAGCGCGTGGAATCCCCGAGCGCGGGCGGACGCGGCTGA
- a CDS encoding glutamate-5-semialdehyde dehydrogenase, whose product MTSLSPLSDQSPVIQAAYRSRAAAADLAPLPRAAKDDALLAIADALEVRTSEIVGANAEDVAKARAAGAAETVIDRLTLTPDRIRAIARDVRDVAALPDPVGEVVRGSTLPNGIDLRQVRVPLGVVGIIYEARPNVTVDAAALCLKSGNAVLLRGSASAYASNTALVRVLRDAVGGSGLPADAVQLVPGESRESVRELMRARGMVDVLIPRGGASLIRTVVEQSTVPVIETGTGNCHVYVDAQADIDMAVAILVNSKAQRPSVCNAAETLLVHRDIADAFLPRALDALAEAGVTVHGDERVLEHAAGTKATVVEATADDWEAEYLSYDIAAAVVDSLDAAVAHIRLWTSGHTEAIVTTSQAAARRFTQLVDSTTVAVNASTRFTDGSQFGFGAEIGISTQKLHARGPMGLPELTSTKYIVTGDGHIR is encoded by the coding sequence ATGACCTCGCTCTCCCCGCTCTCCGACCAGTCCCCGGTCATTCAGGCCGCCTACCGGTCCCGCGCCGCCGCGGCCGACCTCGCGCCCCTGCCGCGCGCGGCCAAGGACGACGCGCTGCTGGCCATCGCCGACGCGCTCGAAGTGCGTACGTCCGAGATCGTCGGGGCCAACGCCGAGGACGTCGCGAAAGCCAGGGCCGCCGGCGCCGCCGAGACGGTCATCGACCGCCTCACCCTCACCCCCGACCGCATCCGCGCCATCGCCCGGGACGTACGGGACGTCGCGGCGCTGCCCGACCCGGTCGGCGAGGTCGTACGGGGCTCGACGCTGCCCAACGGAATCGACCTGCGCCAGGTGCGGGTGCCGCTCGGCGTCGTCGGGATCATCTACGAGGCCAGGCCCAACGTGACCGTGGACGCCGCCGCGCTCTGCCTGAAGTCGGGCAACGCGGTGCTGCTGCGCGGCTCGGCCTCCGCGTACGCCTCCAACACCGCGCTCGTGCGGGTGCTGCGCGACGCTGTCGGGGGCTCCGGACTGCCGGCCGATGCCGTCCAGCTCGTACCGGGGGAGTCCCGTGAATCCGTGCGGGAGCTGATGCGTGCCCGCGGCATGGTCGACGTGCTCATCCCGCGCGGCGGGGCGTCCCTGATCCGTACCGTCGTCGAGCAGTCCACCGTCCCGGTCATCGAGACCGGCACCGGCAACTGCCATGTGTACGTGGACGCGCAGGCCGACATCGACATGGCGGTCGCCATCCTCGTCAACTCCAAGGCCCAGCGGCCCTCCGTCTGCAACGCGGCCGAGACCCTCCTGGTCCACCGGGACATCGCGGACGCGTTCCTGCCGAGGGCGCTCGACGCACTCGCCGAGGCGGGCGTGACGGTGCACGGCGACGAGCGGGTGCTGGAGCACGCCGCCGGGACCAAGGCGACGGTCGTCGAGGCGACCGCGGACGACTGGGAGGCCGAGTACCTCTCGTACGACATCGCGGCCGCCGTCGTCGACTCGCTGGACGCGGCCGTCGCGCACATCAGGCTGTGGACATCCGGCCACACCGAGGCGATCGTCACCACTTCGCAGGCCGCGGCCCGCCGCTTCACCCAGCTGGTCGATTCCACGACGGTCGCCGTCAACGCGTCCACCCGGTTCACCGACGGCAGTCAGTTCGGATTCGGTGCCGAGATCGGGATCTCCACGCAGAAGCTGCACGCGCGGGGGCCGATGGGGCTGCCCGAGCTGACCTCGACCAAGTACATCGTGACAGGGGACGGTCACATTCGGTGA
- the proB gene encoding glutamate 5-kinase, which produces MTEARQLVTEARRIVVKVGSSSLTTAAGGLDADRVDALVDVLAKVRSGGEKEVVLVSSGAIAAGLAPLGLARRPKDLARQQAAASVGQGLLVARYTASFARYGVRVGQVLLTSDDTSRRAHYRNAYRTLDQLLAMGALPVVNENDTVATDEIRFGDNDRLAALVAHLVRADLLVLLSDVDGLYDGDPAKPGTRRIAEVTGPDDIAHVSIGSAGKAGVGTGGMVTKVEAARIAAAASVPVVLTSASRAADALAGRDTGTYFHRTGRRSADRLLWLQHASTPRGALTLDDGAVRAVVERNSSLLPAGIAAVEGEFSAGDPVELRDTAGRTVARGLVNFDAKELPQLLGRSTRELARELGPAYEREVVHRDDLVVMVP; this is translated from the coding sequence GTGACAGAGGCAAGGCAACTCGTAACGGAAGCCCGCAGGATCGTCGTGAAGGTCGGATCCTCCTCCCTCACGACCGCGGCCGGCGGGCTCGACGCTGACCGGGTGGACGCCCTCGTCGACGTACTGGCCAAGGTCAGGAGCGGCGGCGAGAAGGAGGTCGTGCTCGTCTCCAGCGGAGCCATCGCCGCCGGTCTCGCCCCGCTGGGCCTGGCCCGCAGGCCCAAGGACCTGGCCAGGCAGCAGGCCGCCGCCAGCGTCGGCCAGGGGCTGCTCGTCGCCCGGTACACCGCGTCCTTCGCGCGCTACGGGGTCCGGGTCGGGCAGGTGCTGCTGACCTCCGACGACACCAGCCGCCGGGCCCACTACCGCAACGCCTACCGGACCCTGGACCAGCTCCTCGCCATGGGCGCCCTGCCGGTCGTCAACGAGAACGACACGGTGGCCACGGACGAGATCCGCTTCGGCGACAACGACCGGCTCGCCGCCCTCGTGGCCCATCTCGTCCGGGCCGACCTGCTCGTCCTGCTCTCGGACGTCGACGGGCTGTACGACGGCGACCCGGCGAAGCCGGGCACCCGCCGGATCGCCGAGGTCACGGGCCCCGACGACATCGCGCACGTCTCCATCGGCTCGGCGGGGAAGGCGGGCGTCGGCACCGGCGGCATGGTCACCAAGGTCGAGGCCGCCAGGATCGCCGCCGCGGCCTCCGTCCCGGTCGTGCTGACCTCCGCGTCGCGCGCCGCCGACGCCCTCGCGGGCCGGGACACCGGCACGTACTTCCACCGCACCGGCCGCCGCTCGGCCGACCGGCTGCTCTGGCTCCAGCACGCGTCGACCCCCCGGGGCGCGCTCACCCTGGACGACGGCGCGGTGCGGGCGGTCGTCGAGCGGAACTCCTCGCTGCTGCCCGCCGGAATCGCCGCGGTCGAGGGTGAGTTCAGCGCCGGGGACCCGGTGGAGCTGCGGGACACAGCGGGCCGCACCGTCGCCCGCGGCCTGGTCAACTTCGACGCCAAGGAGCTCCCCCAGCTGCTCGGCCGCTCCACCCGGGAGCTCGCCCGGGAACTCGGTCCGGCCTACGAGCGGGAAGTCGTACACAGAGACGATCTCGTTGTCATGGTCCCCTGA
- the nadD gene encoding nicotinate-nucleotide adenylyltransferase produces the protein MGEQKRRLGVMGGTFDPIHHGHLVAASEVASQFQLDEVVFVPTGQPWQKSHKVVSPAEDRYLMTVIATASNPQFSVSRIDIDRGGPTYTIDTLRDLRDLNTDADLFFITGADALSQILTWRNAEELFALSHFIGVTRPGHVLTDDGLPEGGVSLVEVPALAISSTDCRARVEQGDPVWYLVPDGVVRYIDKRQLYRGE, from the coding sequence ATGGGAGAGCAGAAGAGGCGTCTCGGCGTGATGGGCGGGACATTCGACCCGATCCACCACGGACACCTGGTGGCCGCCAGTGAGGTGGCCTCTCAGTTCCAGCTGGACGAGGTCGTGTTCGTACCGACCGGGCAGCCGTGGCAGAAGAGCCACAAGGTCGTCTCCCCGGCCGAGGACCGCTACCTGATGACGGTCATCGCGACCGCGTCCAACCCGCAGTTCTCGGTCAGCCGCATCGACATCGACCGCGGCGGGCCGACGTACACCATCGACACCCTGCGGGATCTGCGCGACCTCAACACCGACGCGGATCTCTTCTTCATCACCGGTGCCGACGCGCTCTCCCAGATCCTCACCTGGCGGAACGCCGAAGAGCTGTTCGCACTCTCCCATTTCATCGGCGTGACCAGGCCGGGCCACGTCCTGACGGACGACGGCCTGCCGGAGGGCGGTGTCTCCCTGGTGGAGGTGCCCGCCCTGGCGATCTCGTCGACCGACTGCCGCGCCCGGGTCGAGCAGGGGGACCCGGTCTGGTATCTGGTTCCGGACGGTGTGGTGCGCTACATCGACAAGCGCCAGCTGTACCGCGGCGAATGA
- the rfbC gene encoding dTDP-4-dehydrorhamnose 3,5-epimerase: MRQLAIEGAWVHEPKVFPDSRGSFHEWFKEPDLSEAVGHGLRLAQANCSVSRRGTLRGIHFADVPPSQAKYVKCVRGAILDVVVDIRVGSPTYKKWEAVRLDDVDHRSVYLAEGLGHALLALTDDATLVYLCSEGYAPQREHGIHPLDPELAIDWPADVTPLLSDKDAVAPTLAEAEAQGLLPSYADCLAYAEKLRG, encoded by the coding sequence ATGCGGCAGCTCGCCATCGAGGGAGCCTGGGTGCACGAGCCGAAGGTCTTTCCGGACAGCCGCGGCAGTTTCCACGAGTGGTTCAAGGAGCCCGATCTGTCCGAGGCCGTCGGCCACGGTCTGCGGCTCGCCCAGGCCAACTGCTCGGTGTCCCGGAGGGGCACACTGCGCGGAATCCACTTCGCCGACGTGCCGCCGAGCCAGGCCAAGTACGTCAAGTGCGTGCGCGGCGCCATTCTCGACGTCGTGGTCGACATCCGGGTCGGCTCACCCACGTACAAGAAGTGGGAGGCCGTACGGCTCGACGACGTGGACCACCGCTCCGTCTACCTCGCCGAGGGGCTCGGCCACGCCCTGCTGGCGCTGACGGACGACGCCACCCTCGTCTACCTCTGCTCCGAGGGGTACGCCCCGCAGCGCGAGCACGGCATCCACCCGCTCGACCCCGAGCTGGCCATCGACTGGCCGGCCGATGTCACCCCGCTGCTGTCCGACAAGGACGCGGTGGCTCCGACGCTTGCCGAGGCCGAGGCCCAGGGGCTGCTGCCGTCGTACGCGGACTGCCTCGCGTACGCCGAGAAGCTACGCGGCTGA